agatgggtgaagggggaggagtggtgagagtagtagatatgtaccagtacagagggataggccaacaagtgatatatgtttcagtaagattggatttttagcatttatagcaatggttattaattgtactgcagtgATGGAACGTAaatcgaagaaaattgaggttgtggtggcagctgcagataggtatttgggtgtgcgagacttgacatcagaagagtatgaaaaatgtatgcactcactaactgtaagtcgctctggataagagcatctgctaaatgactaaaaatgtaaaatgtaagaattacagggagtgttaagtggtgatgtcccatcatttcaggttgagggcatgaggtagcaattcatatatttaaatagtggagtagggtggtgttaattattaacaacatttttgaatttgtgagtgtagtgttagatggtagggtatttctttattttatttttcaagcaaaacataagggagttgtactccagtctagtaggagTCGGTAATgaaacaaattggatgccaactgccgttaaacctcatcaaagaagaagaagacgcaAACCAATAAGATCATTTCCCTTCAGTTTAAACGGAAGTGAACAGTGACTAAGAACAATTTCcgtttttattgttgttatttagacGTTTATTAACACCACGGAACTCAAAATATGACATTCAAATGCACATCACATACTTTTCCCTGGTAGTGTTTAATTCGCGTTGGAGACAGGACTTGGTTGGTAGATGTTATCTAGGtaacgctagctagctgctaacaatggctaactgtatggtttttcacactcaaatagcctccatcatggaggtgctagcgaatgcagccgtggcagagatatgtaaactcgtagacgacgactatgcagtgtttcgtttggaaataacACAAAGCCGGAAAGAAAACAGCTcattgcggaggaaactacagctacAGGAACTGAAGGTGGCACGGGAGCGCGCAGAAAGGACAATGCGAGAGCGCGTCCACGCCAGTCGGCCCAGTAGCGTCAAGATCCACGACCGAAACAGAGGAATGGGAAGAGGTACATTTTGCAGAAGACCGAGGCTGCGGGGCCTGTCGCCCCGTTCTCCTATGCGCATGTGTGACTTTAGATGTGTTAACCCAGCGTTTCCCGAActcggtgcacgttttggtttttgccctagcactacacagctgattcaaatagtcaaccaatcatcaagctttgataatttaaatcagctgtgtacTGTTATGGCAAAAACAAAGAAGGGCACCACTtagggtcccgaggaccgagtctTGGAAACGCTGTGTTAACCAGAATTGTTTTTGGTCCGTTTTTGGATAGTCTGTAAGAATTCCCCTGATTACTTCGCTATCTTGCATAAAGACAAAATATAATATTCTAACTAGATATTTGATTTACTACATGTCCTATTATTTACTCATTAAAAACAATGTGATACATGGAACATAATACATAGATGAATAATAGTATATCAAGAAGTTATGAGAAGTGTTACGTTACATTCATGCCAATTTTAGACAGTGTCAATAGTGTACACTATACCGTTGAGCATTGACAGTAGCTAACCTAACCACGTCTTTTCCCCCAATCACACTCTCGGGTGAAGGACATCTCATTGGaggccacaggagctttgtgaagccagcaggacacaatacatggagagatgaccaaccaatcactgttgatgaggggagtggaacctcaacccagcacgttatcgtgatagaggttagtgtaatAGTATTACAACAAAATGACAGTACATCAAATGTGGCCAgtttatttcagaaaggctcccCTCAGCTATTCACTTGCTTACATGTACATTCTCACTCTCCCTAACCGGtgcacccgcacattgactctgtacaggtaccccctgtatataacctccctactgttattttattttactgctgctctttaattatttgctttttatatatttttttacattgttggttaagggcttgtaagtaagcatttcactgtaatgtctacacctgttgtattcggcacatgtggcaaataacatttgatttgatttatctgCCATAGGGGGAGCTTGTGAGACTTCCCTATGACATTGTTATCCAGTTCAACTCATGTGCCGGTAATAATAATCACCTTCTCTCTTCTTGTCAGTCTGCagatgcagaggctgcaggtcctggggtGAAGCTGGAGGggtctgaaggagaggaggacccacTGCAAAGCGGAGACATCCAGACTGGAGCGGCGGGAGCACCCCATGTAGCCATGGAGGACTCCACCACCGCCCCAGCGCTGCCCAGGACCCAATGTAGcatcacggaggtcagtggaaTGCCGAACGCGGTCctcaagtcagagacagacacgGAGACTTTAACTGTAACACACAGGCTCTTACACACAGGATCTGACCACAGATCAGACCCAGAGAGACTGGAGCTGGGGCCACTGGGCTGTCCTCCTGCTCCCGGCTCAGACTACTTTCCGGTATTTCACCAGAGCCAGAGGACGGTTCATTCCCTTAGAGATGGTGCCACGTTAGACACTGTTGGTGATGATCTGTCTTGTTCTTACGCTACAGAGGTGGACCCTGGCAACATATCCTTTGGTTTAGAGACACAAACTGATCTGTCTAGAGGGGAatggaaccagtacagtagtagtgtatactctgaagggttCCTAGATAAGAAAagggaggttatagtggtagatgaggtgactgtgaaagtggaggAGCGTCGTGTGAAAGTGGAGGGCGACGCTCCTCCCACATGGAATGCAGATGAGACTCACTTAGGAGAAGGACACTCACAAGGCAGAGATTTCTTAGATTACAGCGAAAGCTTAGAGACAAATCCAAATGTTGCGACCCAGTCCCCTTTACACATTCTCAGGGATTGCAACCCAGTGTCCACGTCGATGGGGCCTTCCGATTCACACAATCAAGTATTGAACTCAAAGGACCAAAGGGCCAAGGCTCTGGGAGGGGGGAGCAGCATCAGGCAATCGTAAAGAGAAACTgttcctctgcatgttctgtaacaaagacttcagctgcctccagaaggtggagatccaccagagggtccacacaggggagaaacccttcagctgtacccagtgtcacatgcgtTTCGCCCAGGCAGGCAACCTGaagatccaccagagggtccacacaggggtgaaacccttcagctgtacccagtgtcacatgcgtTTCGCCCAGGCTGGCAACCTGaagatccaccagagggtccacacaggagtTAAACCCTTCAGCTGTAGCCAGTGTCATATGCGCTTCTCCCACTCGTCCAGCCTGAataggcaccagagggtccacacaggggaaaAATCCTACAGCTGCCCCCAATGTGAGAAGATGTTCTCCCACCAGAACCagctgaagatgcacctgaaggtccacacagGAGAAAGGCCTTTCGCCTGTACGGACTGCggaaagaggttctcagagaggagatacctcaggatacaccaaCTGAAAAACCATTCCACTCTATAATATAGAAAGTAACCATTCCACTCTGTAGCTTCTGACGTTTAGAGCAAACCCTGCATTAAAGTGAAAGATGAATTTTCATTATTGTCAGCAGAAAATATCCACAGATTTCAGTGTTGAATGTTCCTGGGTAGAATATTGCATCCAGATATTGTGTGacgcacacatatacatatacacacatatatctcacaaaagtgagtacacccctcacatttttgtaaatatttgagtatattttttcatgtgacaacactgaagaaatgacactttgctacaatgtaaagtagtgagtgtacagcttgtataacagtgtaaatttgctgtcccctcaaaataactcaacacacagctattaatgtctaaaccgctggcagcaaaagtgagtacacccctaagccctgcggcccagtctccgaagggagtggatcatgctctgcttcagtatgtcacagtacatgttggcatttaTGGttctgtacactcactactttacattgtagcaaagtgtcatttcttcagtgttgtcacatgaaaagatatactcaaatatttacaaaaatgtgaggggtgtactcacttttgtgagatactatatatatatatatatgcctacAAATTCTGTTACATATTGTGTTTGTactgtcaaatcaaatctaattttattggccacatgcgccgaatacaacaggtgcagacattacagtgaaatgcttacttacagcccttaaccaacagtgcattttatttttaacaaaaaaagtaaaaaataaaacaa
This window of the Coregonus clupeaformis isolate EN_2021a unplaced genomic scaffold, ASM2061545v1 scaf2976, whole genome shotgun sequence genome carries:
- the LOC121554697 gene encoding gastrula zinc finger protein XlCGF49.1-like, with product MFCNKDFSCLQKVEIHQRVHTGEKPFSCTQCHMRFAQAGNLKIHQRVHTGVKPFSCTQCHMRFAQAGNLKIHQRVHTGVKPFSCSQCHMRFSHSSSLNRHQRVHTGEKSYSCPQCEKMFSHQNQLKMHLKVHTGERPFACTDCGKRFSERRYLRIHQLKNHSTL